One stretch of Thalassophryne amazonica chromosome 19, fThaAma1.1, whole genome shotgun sequence DNA includes these proteins:
- the mtfr1l gene encoding mitochondrial fission regulator 1-like: METEDEIIPIWQNKPHGSARSVVRRIGSTLPLKPPQRACFQELPGLPPLRSVDGPMVPTLADIAWIVADEEETYARVRSDTRPLKHEWRPTPLLVLHRNSSVPNFRREGKKMEGLRKPGVTALNRTTALQDELSKLRAQIAKIVASDSGSNPLTPDLLSPNDTSMSFSMAPFETASYQPASTAAASFVISDVTEEEEEEEEEEDEKDAVSVVSELVPDPLPPVSMTASATFDLDRPSKDFKQAEEDTVSLSKSTSFADVMDILKDMNRMKMNKDRYNRGCMSLREEDSASLISEALRKKFVLKEEDSATLKRK; encoded by the exons ATGGAAACAGAAGAT GAAATTATTCCCATTTGGCAGAACAAGCCTCATGGGTCTGCCCGCAGTGTTGTCAGGAGAATCGGTTCCACTCTTCCACTCAAACCTCCACAGCGGGCATGTTTCCAG GAATTACCAGGCCTCCCTCCTTTGCGTTCtgtggatggcccaatggttcCTACTTTAGCTGACATAGCCTGGATTGTTGCAGATGAAGAAGAGACTTATGCTAGAGTTCG GAGTGACACACGTCCTTTAAAACATGAGTGGCGGCCTACTCCGCTCCTGGTGCTCCACAGGAACTCGTCTGTCCCCAACTTCCGCCGTGAGGGAAAAAAGATGGAGGGCTTAAGGAAACCCGGAGTGACTGCACTGAACCGGACTACCGCCCTGCAGGATGAGCTCAGCAAACTCCGTGCACAAATCGCCAAGATTGTTGCAAGTGATTCTG GCTCAAACCCCCTGACCCCTGACCTGCTCTCTCCCAATGACACAAGTATGAGCTTTTCTATGGCGCCCTTTGAGACGGCATCCTACCAGCCAGCTTCTACAGCTGCCGCGTCCTTTGTCATCAGTGATGTCAcagaagaggaggaagaagaggaggaggaggaagatgagAAAGATGCGGTCTCAGTGGTGTCCGAGTTGGTCCCCGACCCTCTGCCGCCTGTCTCCATGACGGCATCAGCAACCTTTGACCTGGACAGGCCGAGCAAGGACTTCAAGCAGGCAGAGGAGGATACAGTGTCTCTGTCCAAGTCCACCAGCTTTGCTGACGTCATGGATATCCTGAAAGACATGAACCGCATGAAGATGAACAAAGACAG GTATAACAGAGGCTGCATGTCTCTCAGAGAGGAAGACTCAGCCTCTCTGATATCTGAAGCTCTGAGAAAAAAGTTTGTCCTGAAGGAAGAAGATAGCGCCACTTTGAAAAGGAAGTAG